The Clostridia bacterium genomic interval CCCCCCTTTACTCATCGAAAATCGGCAGCCTTTGACCAGGTGCCACCGTAACAATTGCTTTCTTCCAATTAGATGTATAACCAGCAAAACGTCCCTGTCTTTTTAATTTGCCGGGTACATTCATGGTCCTGACCTCTAAAACATCAACATCAAAAATTGCCTGTACAGCAGTTTTAATTTCTATTTTATTGGCTTGTGGATGTACCTTGAATGTATATTTATTTTCTTGCATTAAATCTGTTGTTTTTTCCGTTACCAACGGTTTAATTAAAACTTCATGTGGGCTACGCATTTAGGCAAACACCTCCTCCAGCCGAACTACTGCCTGCCGGGTAATTAACAACCATTGATGATCCAATAAATCATAAACATTTACTTTATCAGCTGTTAAAAAACTAACCCCAGGGATATTGCGACCGGATTTCTCCACATTTTCATTACTCTCGTCCAATACCACTAAGACCCGTTCTTTAATCCCCAAATTAGCCAAGACTTCAAGCATTTGCTTTGTTTTTGGTTCCGGGAAATCAAGGCTTTCCAAAACAATCATTGCGGCTTCCCCTACCTTTGCCGACAAGACAGATTTAATTGCCAAACGGACTTTTTTACGCGGTAAACGATAACTGTAATCACGCGGTTGAGGGCCAAAGGTAATTCCACCTTTACGCCAAAGAGGTGATCTGATTGATCCTACTCGGGC includes:
- the rplW gene encoding 50S ribosomal protein L23 encodes the protein MRSPHEVLIKPLVTEKTTDLMQENKYTFKVHPQANKIEIKTAVQAIFDVDVLEVRTMNVPGKLKRQGRFAGYTSNWKKAIVTVAPGQRLPIFDE
- the rplD gene encoding 50S ribosomal protein L4 — protein: MPKVAVYKQNGEKTGEMELKETIFGIEPNEAVVHEAVVMQLASWRQGTHATKTRAQVRGGGRKPWRQKGTGRARVGSIRSPLWRKGGITFGPQPRDYSYRLPRKKVRLAIKSVLSAKVGEAAMIVLESLDFPEPKTKQMLEVLANLGIKERVLVVLDESNENVEKSGRNIPGVSFLTADKVNVYDLLDHQWLLITRQAVVRLEEVFA